A genome region from Ammoniphilus oxalaticus includes the following:
- the guaB gene encoding IMP dehydrogenase produces the protein MWEHKFGREGLTFDDVLLIPAKSEILPRDVEVSVVLSERVKLNIPIVSAGMDTVTESAMAIAMARQGGLGIIHKNMSIELQAEEVDRVKRSESGVITNPFSLQPHKLVQHAEQLMSKYRISGVPIVDDQNHLVGILTNRDLRFVHDYSIPIHEVMTKDNLVTASVGTTLKEAESILQKHKIEKLPLVDKDNVLKGLITIKDIEKAIQFPQAAKDSQGRLLVGAAVGVSQDTFDRAEALVQAEVDCLVIDTAHGHSRGVLDTVRKLRELYPELTIIAGNVATGEATRDLIEAGASVIKVGIGPGSICTTRVVAGIGVPQVTAVYDCATVAKEYNIPIIADGGIKYSGDVTKAIGAGADAVMLGSLFAGCEESPGESEIYQGRRFKVYRGMGSLGAMKEGSKDRYFQENENKLVPEGIEGRVAYKGPVADILFQLVGGLRAGMGYCGTENIKEMHKNGKFIRITGAGLVESHPHDVQITKEAPNYSLS, from the coding sequence GTGTGGGAGCATAAATTCGGCAGAGAAGGCCTAACTTTCGACGATGTTTTATTAATTCCAGCCAAATCCGAAATTCTACCTCGTGATGTTGAAGTTTCCGTTGTATTAAGTGAGCGCGTCAAGTTAAATATCCCAATCGTGAGCGCCGGGATGGACACCGTGACGGAATCGGCAATGGCGATCGCAATGGCTCGACAAGGCGGCCTAGGGATTATTCATAAGAATATGAGCATTGAACTGCAAGCAGAAGAAGTGGATCGTGTGAAGCGCTCCGAAAGCGGTGTAATCACTAATCCATTTTCTTTGCAGCCGCATAAGCTTGTGCAGCACGCTGAACAGCTAATGTCCAAGTACCGTATTTCAGGGGTGCCGATTGTGGATGATCAAAACCACCTCGTCGGAATTTTAACGAATCGTGATCTCCGTTTTGTTCATGATTATTCGATCCCCATTCATGAAGTGATGACTAAAGATAACCTTGTCACTGCTTCTGTTGGCACAACCTTAAAAGAAGCGGAAAGCATTCTTCAAAAGCATAAAATTGAGAAGCTTCCACTCGTTGATAAGGACAATGTTCTCAAAGGACTCATCACAATTAAAGATATAGAAAAAGCGATTCAATTTCCGCAAGCAGCCAAAGACAGTCAAGGTCGATTACTTGTTGGGGCTGCGGTAGGCGTTTCTCAAGACACGTTTGATCGAGCAGAGGCGCTTGTCCAGGCTGAAGTCGACTGTCTTGTAATTGATACAGCGCATGGTCATTCGAGAGGCGTGCTGGACACAGTGCGTAAATTGCGCGAACTGTATCCTGAATTAACCATCATTGCTGGAAATGTGGCTACAGGAGAAGCAACAAGAGATTTAATAGAAGCCGGGGCTTCCGTCATTAAGGTAGGGATTGGACCAGGCTCGATCTGCACAACGCGGGTTGTTGCGGGAATTGGCGTGCCGCAAGTTACAGCCGTATATGACTGCGCGACGGTCGCTAAGGAGTACAATATTCCAATCATTGCTGACGGTGGTATTAAGTACTCTGGGGACGTTACCAAAGCGATCGGGGCTGGAGCAGACGCAGTTATGCTCGGCAGTTTGTTTGCGGGATGTGAAGAAAGTCCAGGGGAATCCGAAATTTATCAAGGACGAAGATTTAAAGTGTATCGGGGCATGGGTTCGTTAGGGGCGATGAAGGAAGGCAGTAAAGACCGATATTTCCAGGAAAATGAAAATAAGCTTGTTCCTGAAGGAATTGAGGGTCGCGTCGCTTATAAAGGTCCTGTTGCCGATATTCTATTCCAACTGGTTGGCGGTTTACGCGCTGGAATGGGCTATTGCGGGACTGAAAATATAAAGGAAATGCATAAAAACGGCAAATTTATTCGCATCACGGGGGCAGGTCTTGTTGAGAGTCATCCTCATGATGTTCAGATTACAAAAGAAGCGCCGAACTATTCACTTTCTTGA
- a CDS encoding YaaC family protein — MREIHRVSCENPVNKMWNMFVYFESEPHVKQLFDQYYQDKYKADTARLSFQNTRKFIYYIKQGREYFHTASRSADLVKPLLLYYGMVSLLKAFILTADAHYPTHTKVLQHGMTCRKLKKLDYTFSDDEVKIQRDGLFPLVAAHLGSEQLVGEKFKMKNLLAMLPELRAAYEKTYEHVDLEPIHISKHVDYTYPYTTFYLPEHILDKCHLSYSSFIHFLNRYNHGQARFTTHDLEAPQGIIRLNWHHPEQIQVLENPTGFDNDLFIQDYKGNHYFYTKPDAAASFIPEILVHYMLMYTLGMICRYETELWGEMIFSLSSTEMFIIQEFLAINERKFPNMILNLLFQERFIFETK, encoded by the coding sequence ATGCGTGAAATTCATCGAGTTTCCTGTGAAAACCCAGTTAATAAAATGTGGAATATGTTCGTCTACTTTGAAAGCGAACCACATGTTAAACAGTTATTCGACCAGTACTATCAAGATAAATATAAAGCAGATACAGCCCGACTCTCTTTTCAAAATACGCGCAAGTTTATTTATTACATCAAACAAGGTCGCGAATATTTCCATACGGCTTCCCGCAGCGCCGATTTAGTTAAACCACTGTTGCTTTATTACGGGATGGTCAGCTTACTTAAGGCTTTTATCTTAACCGCGGACGCCCATTATCCAACACATACAAAAGTTCTTCAACATGGAATGACGTGTCGAAAACTTAAAAAATTAGACTACACATTTTCGGATGACGAAGTAAAAATTCAACGGGACGGTTTATTCCCGCTCGTTGCCGCTCATTTAGGCAGCGAGCAACTCGTTGGAGAAAAGTTTAAAATGAAGAATCTGTTGGCCATGCTACCCGAATTACGCGCAGCCTATGAGAAGACGTATGAGCATGTCGATCTCGAGCCGATCCACATTTCAAAGCATGTCGATTATACTTACCCTTACACAACCTTTTACTTGCCCGAACATATCTTGGATAAATGTCATCTTTCTTATAGCAGCTTTATTCACTTTTTAAATCGTTACAATCATGGACAAGCCCGATTCACGACTCATGACCTAGAGGCGCCGCAAGGCATTATCCGCTTAAATTGGCATCATCCCGAGCAAATTCAAGTTTTGGAGAATCCAACGGGATTTGACAATGATCTTTTCATCCAGGATTACAAAGGGAATCATTATTTTTATACAAAGCCTGATGCGGCGGCTTCTTTCATCCCTGAGATACTCGTCCACTATATGCTCATGTACACACTTGGAATGATCTGCCGCTATGAAACCGAATTATGGGGAGAAATGATTTTTTCGCTTTCTTCCACAGAAATGTTTATCATCCAAGAATTTCTGGCAATTAACGAACGAAAATTTCCTAATATGATTTTAAATCTGCTATTCCAGGAACGTTTTATTTTTGAGACAAAATAG
- the gyrA gene encoding DNA gyrase subunit A: protein MAEEQRSNIIDRSIAQEMRESFLGYAMSVIVSRALPDVRDGLKPVHRRILFSMNEMGMTPDKPYKKSARIVGDVIGKYHPHGDSAVYETMVRMSQDFSYRYPLIDGHGNFGSIDGDSAAAMRYTEARLSKIATELLRDINKDTIDFAPNYDENEKEPTVLPARFPNLLVNGAAGIAVGMATNIPPHNLGEVIDGILMLIENEQVTIPDLMQVVKGPDFPTAGQIMGRGGIYRAFETGRGSITLRANAEIVEEENGRHRIIVDEIPYQVNKSRLIERIAELVRDKRIDGITDLRDESDRNGMRIVIEMRRDVNPQVLLNNLYKQTALQTTFGINMLALVNGQPQVLNLKEMLTHYLDHQRVVIRRRTEFDLRRAEARAHILEGLRIALDHIDEIISLIRRSQTTEQARNGLMETFSLSYEQSQAILDMRLQRLTGLERDRIEAEYQELVKLIAELRAILADENKVLAIIKDELIEVRDKYDNPRRTEIMDSEDLLDIEDLIPEQEVCITLTHDGYIKRLPVSTYKSQRRGGRGILGAETKDDDYVQTLFVTNSHNYLLIFTNRGKVYRIKAFEVPEFSRTARGIPIINLIQIEQGESVKAVIPVREFKDDRFLFFATKQGIVKRTDLTAYENIRRGGLFAINIRQDDELIGVGLTDGTKDIILGTKFGMSIRFNEEDVRPMGRTATGVKGITLVENDQVIDMDLIDDGSHVLIVTSEGYGKRTPVDEYRPQTRGGKGLITLNVTDRNGHIVALKVVNEEHDLMIVTVSGVIIRLNVNGISTMSRNTQGVKLIRVENDEAVATVAKVDMEEPDDETEEDHEDLDLEVEETEVSEKPQSESDIESDLVDGDPEED from the coding sequence ATGGCTGAAGAGCAACGTTCCAACATCATAGATCGTAGTATTGCCCAAGAGATGCGTGAATCGTTTTTAGGTTACGCGATGAGCGTAATCGTGAGCCGGGCATTGCCAGACGTGCGAGATGGCTTGAAACCGGTTCATCGACGCATCCTCTTTTCCATGAATGAGATGGGAATGACTCCTGATAAGCCATATAAGAAATCAGCTAGAATCGTGGGGGATGTTATCGGTAAGTATCACCCTCATGGGGATTCGGCTGTATACGAAACGATGGTCAGGATGTCGCAAGACTTCTCCTATCGCTATCCGTTAATTGACGGACATGGGAACTTTGGATCGATCGATGGCGACTCAGCGGCAGCGATGCGTTATACTGAGGCCCGTTTATCTAAAATTGCCACAGAGTTGCTTCGCGATATTAATAAAGATACGATCGACTTTGCGCCGAATTATGACGAAAATGAAAAAGAACCCACCGTTCTTCCTGCTCGTTTCCCAAATTTATTGGTAAATGGCGCGGCGGGCATTGCTGTTGGTATGGCAACAAATATTCCTCCGCATAATTTAGGCGAAGTGATCGACGGGATCTTGATGTTGATTGAGAATGAACAAGTAACGATTCCTGATTTAATGCAAGTTGTGAAAGGCCCTGATTTTCCAACAGCTGGACAAATCATGGGCAGAGGGGGAATTTATCGAGCGTTCGAGACAGGACGCGGCAGTATCACGCTTCGCGCTAACGCGGAAATTGTAGAAGAGGAAAACGGAAGGCATCGGATCATTGTTGATGAGATTCCCTATCAGGTAAATAAGTCGAGATTGATTGAACGGATTGCTGAACTTGTTCGCGACAAGCGAATTGATGGAATCACTGATCTTCGTGATGAATCTGACCGTAACGGGATGCGCATTGTGATTGAGATGAGACGTGATGTAAATCCGCAAGTATTGCTAAACAATTTATATAAACAAACGGCGCTACAGACTACTTTCGGTATTAATATGCTCGCGTTAGTAAACGGGCAACCGCAAGTGCTCAATTTAAAAGAGATGCTCACGCATTATCTTGATCATCAACGCGTAGTGATTCGCCGACGCACTGAATTTGATTTACGCAGAGCGGAAGCGCGGGCTCACATTTTAGAGGGATTGCGTATCGCGTTGGACCATATTGATGAAATCATTAGCTTGATTCGCCGCTCTCAAACAACTGAGCAAGCAAGAAATGGCTTGATGGAGACGTTCTCGTTAAGCTATGAGCAATCACAAGCGATCTTAGATATGAGATTGCAACGTTTGACTGGTTTAGAGCGTGACCGTATCGAAGCGGAATACCAAGAATTGGTTAAACTTATTGCTGAACTGAGAGCGATTCTTGCTGACGAAAATAAGGTTTTGGCCATCATTAAAGATGAGCTGATTGAAGTGCGAGATAAGTACGACAATCCGCGTCGAACGGAAATTATGGATTCGGAAGACTTGCTTGATATTGAGGATTTGATTCCTGAGCAAGAAGTTTGTATTACGCTTACACATGACGGTTATATCAAGCGTTTACCTGTTTCCACGTATAAAAGTCAGCGTCGGGGCGGTAGAGGGATTTTAGGCGCGGAGACGAAAGATGACGATTACGTTCAAACGCTGTTTGTTACGAATTCGCACAACTACTTATTAATCTTTACAAATCGAGGCAAAGTATACCGCATAAAAGCTTTTGAAGTGCCAGAATTTAGTCGGACAGCCCGCGGTATCCCGATCATTAATTTAATCCAGATTGAACAAGGGGAATCCGTTAAAGCTGTGATTCCAGTTAGGGAATTTAAGGATGACCGCTTTTTGTTTTTTGCCACAAAACAGGGAATTGTAAAGCGGACTGACCTGACTGCATATGAAAATATCCGTAGGGGCGGGCTTTTTGCGATTAATATTCGCCAGGATGATGAACTGATTGGCGTCGGTCTAACAGACGGAACGAAAGACATTATTCTTGGCACAAAATTTGGGATGTCGATCCGTTTCAATGAAGAGGATGTTCGACCAATGGGAAGAACGGCAACGGGTGTTAAAGGCATTACTCTCGTTGAAAACGATCAAGTCATTGATATGGATCTGATTGACGACGGATCCCATGTGTTAATCGTCACTTCCGAAGGCTATGGAAAGCGAACGCCTGTTGATGAATACCGCCCGCAAACACGCGGTGGTAAAGGATTGATCACCCTGAATGTAACAGATCGGAATGGTCATATTGTCGCATTGAAAGTAGTCAATGAGGAACACGATTTGATGATTGTGACGGTTTCTGGCGTCATCATTCGTTTAAATGTGAACGGAATCTCGACGATGAGCAGGAACACACAAGGAGTTAAATTAATTCGTGTCGAAAATGATGAAGCAGTTGCTACGGTAGCGAAAGTCGATATGGAAGAACCAGATGATGAAACAGAAGAGGATCATGAAGATCTTGATTTAGAAGTTGAAGAGACAGAAGTAAGCGAAAAACCACAATCTGAATCAGATATAGAATCAGACCTCGTAGATGGGGATCCAGAGGAAGACTAA
- the gyrB gene encoding DNA topoisomerase (ATP-hydrolyzing) subunit B produces the protein MTQNNSYDSSQIQVLEGLEAVRKRPGMYIGSTSSRGLHHLVWEVVDNSIDEALAGYCTDIHVTVHPENIVSVTDNGRGIPTGIHERTGKSTVETVLTNLHAGGKFGGEGYKVSGGLHGVGISVVNALSEWLEVEVKRDGKIHKQRFNRGFPEGDLTIVGETEETGTKVVFKPDSEIFKETTSFEYEVLQKRLRELAFLNKGIRINLVDERQDRRDTYKFDGGIVSFVQHLDKNRSGIIEEPIYITGERDGLSVEIALQYNDSFQCNLYTYANNIHTHEGGTHESGFKSALTRVINDYGRRQNILKEKDGNLTGDDVREGMTAILSIKLPDPQFEGQTKTKLGNSEARSITESLFAEYLSDFLNENPSEARRIMDKALMASRAREAARKARELTRRKSALEVSALPGKLADCSSRDPAISELYIVEGDSAGGSAKQGRDRMFQAILPLRGKVINVEKARLDKILSNNEIRMIITALGTGIGEEFDITKARYHKLIIMTDADVDGAHIRTLLLTFLYRYMKPLVEAGYVYIAQPPLYKVEQGRTILYAYNDAQLQETMSGLKERPEPNIQRYKGLGEMNPEQLWETTMDPESRTLLRVSLEDAMEADEIFDTLMGDRVEPRRDFIQENAQYVGSLDV, from the coding sequence ATGACTCAAAATAATTCATATGATTCTAGTCAGATACAGGTGTTAGAGGGACTTGAAGCTGTTCGAAAACGACCGGGGATGTACATTGGATCGACGAGTAGCCGTGGTTTGCACCATCTCGTTTGGGAGGTAGTCGACAATAGTATTGACGAGGCGCTTGCGGGATATTGCACAGATATCCATGTGACAGTTCACCCTGAAAACATCGTTTCTGTTACTGATAATGGCCGTGGTATTCCAACGGGAATTCACGAGCGAACGGGGAAATCAACCGTAGAAACGGTGCTTACCAATCTTCATGCCGGAGGTAAATTTGGCGGTGAAGGATATAAGGTTTCCGGGGGATTACATGGTGTCGGGATCTCGGTCGTTAATGCTTTGTCAGAGTGGTTGGAAGTAGAAGTAAAGCGTGATGGCAAGATTCATAAACAACGTTTTAATCGCGGTTTTCCAGAAGGGGACTTAACCATCGTTGGGGAAACAGAAGAAACAGGAACGAAGGTTGTGTTTAAACCAGACTCGGAAATTTTTAAGGAAACGACGTCTTTTGAATATGAAGTTTTGCAAAAACGGTTGCGGGAACTAGCTTTCTTGAATAAAGGGATTCGAATTAATTTAGTGGATGAACGGCAAGACCGTCGTGACACGTATAAATTTGATGGCGGAATTGTTTCCTTTGTTCAACACTTGGATAAAAACCGCTCGGGGATCATCGAAGAACCTATCTATATTACGGGTGAAAGAGACGGTCTCTCCGTTGAAATTGCCCTACAGTACAATGATAGTTTCCAATGTAATCTTTATACCTATGCTAATAATATCCATACGCACGAGGGCGGCACACATGAATCTGGGTTCAAAAGCGCCTTAACGCGTGTTATAAACGATTACGGTAGACGACAAAATATTCTAAAGGAAAAAGATGGCAATTTAACGGGTGATGATGTTCGTGAGGGCATGACTGCTATTTTAAGCATTAAACTGCCAGATCCGCAATTTGAGGGACAGACGAAAACAAAGTTGGGGAATAGTGAAGCGAGAAGTATCACGGAATCGTTGTTCGCTGAATATTTATCCGACTTTTTAAATGAGAATCCTTCTGAAGCGAGAAGAATTATGGATAAAGCGCTAATGGCTTCTCGAGCGAGGGAAGCAGCGAGAAAAGCGCGTGAATTGACCAGACGTAAAAGCGCTTTGGAAGTGAGCGCCTTACCTGGGAAACTAGCAGACTGTTCTTCACGTGATCCTGCGATCAGTGAGCTTTATATTGTGGAAGGGGACAGCGCGGGCGGCTCGGCAAAGCAAGGACGCGATCGAATGTTTCAAGCCATCCTACCGTTAAGAGGGAAAGTAATCAACGTTGAAAAAGCGAGACTAGATAAAATTCTATCCAATAACGAAATTCGGATGATCATCACCGCCTTAGGGACGGGAATTGGGGAAGAATTTGATATTACGAAGGCCCGTTACCATAAGCTAATCATTATGACGGATGCGGATGTCGATGGCGCCCATATTCGAACCTTGCTGTTAACCTTCCTCTATCGCTATATGAAGCCATTAGTGGAAGCGGGATATGTTTATATTGCTCAACCCCCATTGTACAAGGTAGAGCAGGGCAGAACGATCCTATACGCTTACAATGACGCGCAATTGCAGGAAACGATGAGCGGGTTAAAAGAACGTCCTGAACCAAATATTCAGCGTTATAAAGGTCTTGGTGAGATGAATCCAGAGCAATTGTGGGAGACGACAATGGATCCCGAATCGCGGACACTGTTACGCGTAAGCTTGGAAGATGCAATGGAAGCCGATGAAATTTTCGACACGTTGATGGGGGATCGGGTTGAACCTAGACGTGACTTCATCCAAGAAAATGCGCAATATGTAGGAAGTCTAGATGTTTAG
- the remB gene encoding extracellular matrix regulator RemB: MFIHLGGDTVVRSDEVIAIIQRGMEVSKITKQFLEGENSGQQVIRISNEETKSYVVLRDRIYCSPISSLTLKRRADYVSSLESRE; encoded by the coding sequence ATGTTCATTCACTTAGGCGGGGACACGGTTGTTCGCTCTGATGAGGTGATCGCTATTATTCAGCGCGGCATGGAAGTCTCTAAAATAACAAAGCAATTTTTGGAGGGAGAAAACTCTGGGCAGCAAGTCATCCGTATCAGTAATGAAGAGACAAAATCATACGTTGTATTGAGAGATCGAATTTATTGTTCTCCCATTTCCTCCTTAACTTTAAAAAGAAGAGCAGACTATGTGAGCAGTTTAGAGAGTAGAGAGTAG
- the recF gene encoding DNA replication/repair protein RecF (All proteins in this family for which functions are known are DNA-binding proteins that assist the filamentation of RecA onto DNA for the initiation of recombination or recombinational repair.) → MILKELDIKHFRNYQQQTLSFNPNLTLFLGQNAQGKTNLIESIYVLAMTKSHRSTKDKEWILWDEEFSWIRGTLERKRGPLHLEIQLTGKGKKAKINRLEQRKLSEYIGAMNVVMFAPEDLSIVKGAPAQRRKFMDVEISQISPMYIHLLSQYQQALSQRNQCLKDSYRNHQMRDFLDVLNAQFAELAIQIILRRADFIKKMEVWAHAVHKHITQQQEDLKITYQPSFQFNEESSSETLIQHFIDQLEQRKEKELARGTTLIGPHRDDLQFFINGTNVQQYGSQGQQRTTALSIKLAEIQLIYEETGEYPILLLDDVLSELDASRQTHLLDAIQGKVQTFVTATGVEGLSHQALQHASIYRIHSGKAIREK, encoded by the coding sequence TTGATCTTAAAGGAACTGGATATTAAGCATTTCCGTAATTATCAGCAACAAACATTATCTTTCAATCCAAACCTTACGTTATTTCTCGGTCAGAACGCGCAGGGGAAAACAAACTTAATTGAATCCATTTATGTTTTAGCGATGACAAAGTCGCATCGGTCTACAAAGGATAAGGAATGGATTCTATGGGATGAGGAGTTTAGTTGGATAAGAGGGACCCTAGAACGGAAGAGGGGACCTCTTCACTTGGAAATACAGTTGACTGGCAAGGGAAAAAAGGCGAAAATAAATAGGTTAGAGCAAAGAAAATTAAGCGAGTACATCGGAGCGATGAATGTCGTAATGTTTGCGCCCGAAGATTTAAGCATTGTGAAAGGAGCGCCCGCTCAGCGCCGAAAGTTTATGGATGTGGAAATCAGTCAAATTTCGCCTATGTATATCCATTTGCTATCACAATATCAGCAGGCGCTTAGCCAAAGAAATCAATGTTTAAAAGACAGCTATCGAAATCACCAAATGCGTGATTTTTTGGATGTTTTAAATGCGCAATTTGCGGAATTAGCGATCCAAATTATACTTCGGCGCGCTGATTTTATTAAAAAGATGGAAGTATGGGCCCATGCTGTGCACAAACACATTACCCAACAACAAGAGGATTTAAAAATCACATATCAACCTTCTTTTCAATTTAACGAAGAGTCTTCATCGGAGACTCTGATTCAACATTTTATAGATCAATTAGAACAACGCAAAGAGAAAGAATTGGCGAGAGGAACCACGTTGATAGGCCCTCATCGAGATGATCTCCAATTTTTTATTAACGGAACCAACGTCCAACAATATGGATCCCAGGGACAGCAACGGACGACCGCGCTGTCTATTAAACTGGCTGAGATTCAACTCATCTATGAAGAAACGGGGGAATATCCAATTCTCTTATTAGATGACGTATTATCCGAACTGGATGCTTCAAGGCAAACTCATTTATTAGACGCCATCCAAGGCAAAGTCCAAACGTTCGTTACTGCTACAGGAGTAGAAGGATTGTCTCATCAAGCGTTGCAGCATGCTTCTATTTACAGGATTCATTCTGGCAAGGCCATTAGGGAAAAGTGA
- the yaaA gene encoding S4 domain-containing protein YaaA yields MNYETVFIDTEYITLGQFIKLAGVIDTGGQAKDFLSETTVLVNGEKEDRRGKKLYAEDIVQVDAENAFVVARHP; encoded by the coding sequence TTGAATTATGAAACGGTTTTTATTGACACGGAATACATTACGCTCGGGCAATTTATTAAGCTTGCAGGCGTAATTGACACGGGCGGTCAGGCGAAAGACTTCTTAAGCGAGACGACTGTGCTAGTCAATGGCGAAAAGGAGGACCGTCGCGGCAAGAAGTTGTATGCGGAAGACATCGTTCAAGTTGACGCGGAAAATGCGTTTGTTGTGGCTCGTCATCCATAA
- the dnaN gene encoding DNA polymerase III subunit beta has translation MHVMINREILTAAINDTGRAVSSRTTIPILTGIKISSHSEGITLTASDSDISIEYFIPLEEDGNLYVDIKKHGSIVLPARYIHDIVRRLPGEFVEIVVSERFLTTIRSGKSDFNLNGLDPEDFPRLPQIEEEKVFSLPSDILKAMIRQTVFAAATSELRPILMGIRWSLEEDQLHFIATDSHRLASRKSYVESSSDVVLDNIVTPAKSMQELSRILADDDSLVDIVATDNQILFKTKNILFYSRLLSGTYPDVNRIIPQKSKTDIILSTRAFLHAIERASLLAKDAKNNVVRFSITDATVIEVSSISPEVGKVTEEIEASSFDGEEINISFNAKYMIDALRTIDSDEVKIRFTGAMSPFMLNPTDHEQSLYLILPVRTYQ, from the coding sequence ATGCATGTAATGATTAATCGAGAGATTTTAACAGCAGCCATTAATGACACAGGTCGAGCTGTTTCTTCACGAACAACCATTCCAATTTTAACAGGGATAAAAATAAGCAGCCATTCAGAAGGAATAACACTAACTGCAAGTGATTCGGATATTTCCATTGAGTATTTTATTCCATTGGAAGAGGATGGAAACCTTTATGTAGACATAAAGAAGCATGGCAGTATTGTTTTACCAGCCCGTTATATTCATGATATCGTTCGACGTTTACCCGGTGAGTTTGTTGAAATTGTTGTTAGTGAAAGATTTTTAACGACGATTCGTTCAGGTAAATCGGATTTTAATTTAAATGGGTTGGATCCTGAAGATTTCCCGCGTTTACCGCAAATAGAAGAAGAAAAAGTATTTAGTTTGCCAAGCGATATTTTAAAAGCAATGATCAGACAAACCGTGTTTGCCGCGGCTACTTCAGAGTTACGCCCTATTTTAATGGGGATTAGATGGTCATTAGAAGAAGATCAATTACATTTTATCGCGACAGACAGCCACCGCTTAGCAAGCCGCAAGTCATATGTAGAATCTTCATCTGATGTTGTATTAGACAATATCGTAACTCCGGCTAAGAGCATGCAAGAATTATCAAGAATTTTAGCGGATGATGATTCTTTGGTTGATATTGTCGCTACGGATAACCAAATCCTATTTAAAACAAAAAACATTCTTTTTTACTCCCGTTTATTAAGCGGTACATACCCAGATGTGAACCGAATTATCCCGCAAAAGAGCAAAACAGATATAATTTTGAGCACAAGAGCGTTTCTTCACGCGATAGAAAGGGCATCCTTATTAGCAAAGGACGCTAAAAATAATGTTGTCCGATTCTCAATCACAGATGCAACAGTGATCGAGGTATCTTCTATATCCCCCGAAGTTGGAAAAGTGACCGAAGAAATAGAAGCCAGTTCCTTTGACGGAGAAGAGATCAACATATCTTTTAATGCAAAATATATGATAGACGCATTACGTACGATCGATAGCGATGAAGTGAAAATTCGTTTTACGGGCGCCATGAGCCCATTTATGCTCAATCCGACAGATCATGAGCAAAGTTTATATTTGATTTTGCCAGTTCGGACGTATCAATAA